In a single window of the Zea mays cultivar B73 chromosome 5, Zm-B73-REFERENCE-NAM-5.0, whole genome shotgun sequence genome:
- the LOC103626463 gene encoding GDSL esterase/lipase At1g71691 isoform X1 has product MGWYDGLLLMKALVVLTGSMLVLSAAAVERRRVPAMYVFGDSTLDVGNNNHLQGKQVPRANKPYYGIDLPGSGKPTGRFSNGYNVADFVAKHLGFEKSPLAYLVLKARNYLIPSAITRGVSYASAGAGILDSTVRNAGGNLPLSQQVRLFAATRAAMEAKVGARAVAELLSRSFFLVGVGSNDFFAFATAQAKGNSTAVGVGTQSDVVAAFYGSLVSNYAAAITELYKLGARKFGIINVGPVGCVPAVRVLNATGGCADAMNQLAAAFDGFLDSLLAGLAARLPGLAYSVADSFGFAARTDPLALGFVSQDSACCGGGSLGAEKDCLPGAQLCADRDRFLFWDRVHPSQRAAMLSAQAYYDGPKEFTAPISFKQLADKIVIK; this is encoded by the exons ATGGGGTGGTACGACGGGCTGCTTCTCATGAAGGCTCTTGTTGTTCTTACCGGCAGCATGCTGGTGCTCAGCGCCGCCGCCGTAGAGCGGCGGCGGGTGCCGGCGATGTACGTGTTCGGGGACTCCACCCTGGACGTGGGCAACAACAACCACTTGCAAGGGAAGCAGGTCCCCCGGGCCAACAAGCCCTACTACGGCATCGACCTGCCCGGCTCCGGCAAGCCCACCGGGAGGTTCAGCAATGGCTACAACGTCGCCGACTTCGTTG CGAAGCATCTAGGGTTCGAGAAGAGCCCCCTGGCTTATCTGGTGCTGAAAGCGCGCAATTACCTGATCCCGAGCGCCATCACCAGAGGAGTGAGCTACGCATCGGCAGGAGCTGGCATCCTCGACTCCActgtaagg AACGCCGGAGGCAACCTCCCGCTGTCGCAGCAGGTGCGGCTCTTCGCCGCCACCAGGGCCGCCATGGAGGCCAAGGTGGGCGCGCGCGCGGTGGCCGAGCTCCTCTCCAGGTCCTTCTTCCTCGTCGGCGTCGGCAGCAACGACTTCTTCGCCTTCGCCACGGCGCAGGCCAAAGGGAACAGCACGGCGGTGGGCGTGGGCACCCAGAGCGACGTCGTCGCCGCCTTCTACGGCAGCCTCGTATCCAACTACGCAGCCGCCATCACG GAGCTGTACAAGCTGGGCGCCAGGAAATTCGGCATCATCAACGTGGGGCCTGTCGGCTGCGTGCCGGCCGTGCGCGTGCTCAACGCCACCGGCGGGTGCGCCGACGCCATGAACCAGCTGGCCGCGGCCTTCGACGGCTTCCTCGACTCCCTCCTGGCCGGGCTCGCCGCGAGGCTGCCGGGGCTCGCCTACTCCGTCGCCGACTCCTTCGGCTTCGCCGCGCGCACCGACCCGCTGGCGCTGGGGTTCGTTAGCCAGGACAGCGCGTGCTGCGGCGGCGGCAGCCTCGGCGCGGAGAAGGACTGCCTGCCCGGCGCCCAGCTCTGCGCCGACCGCGACCGCTTCCTCTTCTGGGACCGCGTGCACCCTTCCCAGCGCGCCGCCATGCTCAGCGCCCAGGCGTACTACGACGGCCCCAAGGAGTTCACCGCGCCCATCAGCTTCAAGCAGCTGGCTGACAAGATAGTAATCAAATAA
- the LOC103626463 gene encoding GDSL esterase/lipase At1g71691 isoform X2, which produces MGWYDGLLLMKALVVLTGSMLVLSAAAVERRRVPAMYVFGDSTLDVGNNNHLQGKQVPRANKPYYGIDLPGSGKPTGRFSNGYNVADFVAKHLGFEKSPLAYLVLKARNYLIPSAITRGVSYASAGAGILDSTNAGGNLPLSQQVRLFAATRAAMEAKVGARAVAELLSRSFFLVGVGSNDFFAFATAQAKGNSTAVGVGTQSDVVAAFYGSLVSNYAAAITELYKLGARKFGIINVGPVGCVPAVRVLNATGGCADAMNQLAAAFDGFLDSLLAGLAARLPGLAYSVADSFGFAARTDPLALGFVSQDSACCGGGSLGAEKDCLPGAQLCADRDRFLFWDRVHPSQRAAMLSAQAYYDGPKEFTAPISFKQLADKIVIK; this is translated from the exons ATGGGGTGGTACGACGGGCTGCTTCTCATGAAGGCTCTTGTTGTTCTTACCGGCAGCATGCTGGTGCTCAGCGCCGCCGCCGTAGAGCGGCGGCGGGTGCCGGCGATGTACGTGTTCGGGGACTCCACCCTGGACGTGGGCAACAACAACCACTTGCAAGGGAAGCAGGTCCCCCGGGCCAACAAGCCCTACTACGGCATCGACCTGCCCGGCTCCGGCAAGCCCACCGGGAGGTTCAGCAATGGCTACAACGTCGCCGACTTCGTTG CGAAGCATCTAGGGTTCGAGAAGAGCCCCCTGGCTTATCTGGTGCTGAAAGCGCGCAATTACCTGATCCCGAGCGCCATCACCAGAGGAGTGAGCTACGCATCGGCAGGAGCTGGCATCCTCGACTCCAct AACGCCGGAGGCAACCTCCCGCTGTCGCAGCAGGTGCGGCTCTTCGCCGCCACCAGGGCCGCCATGGAGGCCAAGGTGGGCGCGCGCGCGGTGGCCGAGCTCCTCTCCAGGTCCTTCTTCCTCGTCGGCGTCGGCAGCAACGACTTCTTCGCCTTCGCCACGGCGCAGGCCAAAGGGAACAGCACGGCGGTGGGCGTGGGCACCCAGAGCGACGTCGTCGCCGCCTTCTACGGCAGCCTCGTATCCAACTACGCAGCCGCCATCACG GAGCTGTACAAGCTGGGCGCCAGGAAATTCGGCATCATCAACGTGGGGCCTGTCGGCTGCGTGCCGGCCGTGCGCGTGCTCAACGCCACCGGCGGGTGCGCCGACGCCATGAACCAGCTGGCCGCGGCCTTCGACGGCTTCCTCGACTCCCTCCTGGCCGGGCTCGCCGCGAGGCTGCCGGGGCTCGCCTACTCCGTCGCCGACTCCTTCGGCTTCGCCGCGCGCACCGACCCGCTGGCGCTGGGGTTCGTTAGCCAGGACAGCGCGTGCTGCGGCGGCGGCAGCCTCGGCGCGGAGAAGGACTGCCTGCCCGGCGCCCAGCTCTGCGCCGACCGCGACCGCTTCCTCTTCTGGGACCGCGTGCACCCTTCCCAGCGCGCCGCCATGCTCAGCGCCCAGGCGTACTACGACGGCCCCAAGGAGTTCACCGCGCCCATCAGCTTCAAGCAGCTGGCTGACAAGATAGTAATCAAATAA